The genomic DNA GCCAACCCGTTGCGGGCTGGTCTGGTTGAGACGCTTGGGGATTATCCGCTGTGGGATGCTATTTGGATCTGAACATAATTCTGTGTTGCTGCCATTCGCGAGCAGGCTCGCTCCCACAGGGAATTTGTGAACACCAAAGACCCAATGTGGGAGCGAGCCGCTCGCGAGGCAGTTGCCGCAGTGTCTCAGTCCGGCTCACACCCCTTCAGCACCAACCGGATAATCGTCTGCGCCGCCGCTTCATAGTCCGCCTCGTCCAGCTTGTCCTTACCGGTGACCGCAGAAATCTGCCAGTCGAAGTCGGCGTAGGTCTGGGTCGCGGCCCAGATGCTGAACATCAGATGGTTGGGGTCGATCGGGGCGATCTGGCCGCGGTCGATCCAGGTCTGGATGCAGTCGATGTTGTGTTTGGCCTGGCCGTTGAGCTGTTCGACCAGGTCGGCGCTCAGGTGTGGGGCGCCGTGCATGATTTCGCTGGCGAACACTTTGGAGGCGAAGGGCAGGTCGCGGGAGATGCGGATTTTCGAGCGGATGTAGCCGCTGAGGACTTCGCTCGGCACGCCGTCCGGATTGAACGGGGTCGACGCCTGCAGAATCGGCACGATGATACTTTCCAGCACCTCGCGGTAGAGGTTTTCCTTGGACTTGAAGTAGTAGTAGACGTTGGGCTTGGGCAATCCTGCCTTGGCGGCGATGTCGCTGGTTTTGGTCGCAGCGAAGCCCTTGTCGGCAAACTCCTCACTGGCGGCACGCAGGATCAGTTCTTTGTTGCGCTCGCGGATTGTGCTCATAAACCCGGTGGTTCCTTGCCTGTTCTGGCGGTTGCGCATGGTAGCACCGGCCTCGCGCGGCGCTCAAGAATGCCCCGTGTGGTCAGTGGTCGCGTTATGCTTCGCACCATTCATACATAAAAGGAAACAGGATTCATGGCAGGAAGCAGTTTGCTGGTGCTGATCGACGACATCGCCACCGTTCTGGATGACGTTGCGTTGATGACCAAAATGGCCGCCAAGAAGACCGCAGGCGTGCTCGGTGACGACTTGGCGCTGAATGCCCAGCAAGTCTCCGGCGTACGCGCCGAACGAGAAATCCCGGTTGTCTGGGCAGTGGCCAAAGGTTCGTTCGTCAACAAACTGATCCTGGTGCCATCGGCACTGGCGATCAGTGCGTTCGCGCCGTGGCTGGTAACGCCGCTGTTGATGGTCGGTGGCGCGTATCTGTGTTTCGAGGGTTTCGAGAAGCTGGCGCACAAGTTTCTCCACAGCAAGGCGGAAGATGACGCCGAGCATGCGCAACTGACCGAAGCGGTGGCCGATCCGGCAACCGATCTGGTGGCGTACGAGAAGGACAAGATCAAAGGTGCGATCCGCACTGACTTCATTCTCTCGGCAGAAATCATCGCGATCACCCTCGGCACCGTGGCTACTGCTTCGCTGTCCCAGCAAGTGATCGTGATGTCAGGCATCGCCATCGTCATGACCGTGGGCGTTTACGGTCTGGTGGCCGGTATCGTCAAGCTCGACGATCTCGGTCTCTGGCTGACGCAGAAGCCTGGGCAGATCGCCAAAAAAATCGGTAACGGCATCCTGGTCGCGGCACCGTACATGATGAAAACCCTGTCGGTGGTGGGCACCGCAGCGATGTTCCTGGTCGGCGGCGGCATCCTGACCCATGGCGTACCGGTGGTGGGGCACTGGATTGAGGGTGTTGGCGCGGCGGCGGGCGCTGCCGGGTTTGCAGTGCCGATGTTGCTCAACGGGGTGGTGGGGATTATTGCCGGTGGCGTGGTGTTAATTGCTGTGAGCCTGGTTGGCAAACTGTGGAAGGCTGCGCGGGCATAAAACGCCCGCGCTTGATCATGCCGGGACGGTAGCGTTCTGTAGCAAATGGTTCCACAGGTACTGCGCGACGGCTTCATCCGTGCACGGGCCAATGACCTCGGCGTCGGGAAGCGCCTGCATCAACTCGGCATGCGCATTACCCATGAGCACCCCTTTGCCGACGCCGGACAACATGTCGGCGTCGTTCAATCCGTCGCCAAACGCGATGCATGCCTGCACGGGCACGTTCAGGAAGTCGGCGAGCTGTTTCAAGGCATTGCCCTTGGAGACGTCTCGGGTCATGACCTCCAGACACCATGGGAAGGTGAAGACAGTGCTGATCTGATCGCCCAGCAGTTGGTTCAGCCGTGTCTGCAACCTGAGCAGGGCGCCGTGATCCTTGTTCCGCTGAAAGAAAAACACCTTCTGCACGGCGGTCAACGGCAGGCTTTCGGACGCGCAGATCACCGGCTGAAAGGCTGGATTCTGGCTGAAGTCCTTGAGGTTTTCGTCTTCGCGGCTCATCAACCAACTGGACTGGCAGTAAAGGTTGATGGTCAGATCCGCGTCTCCTCGCGTTTCCTCCAGCAGTGTCTGGACGACGCTGGCCGGTAACTCTTCGCTCAGTGCAAGCCCACCGCAGGCGCTGGAAATGCGCGCACCATTGGACGTGATCAAATGAACCGGCAGCGACTGACTGTCGAGCAACGACTCGACGTCTGTCTGGTGCCGACCGGTAGCCAGCACGATGTGATGGCCGGCGTGGTTCAGGCTGTGAATCACGCTTTTGGTAAAAGCACCGAACGTACCGCCTGGCAGCAGCAGCGTGCCGTCCAGGTCAGAGGCAATAAGCAAGTACATGATGGCTCCTTCGAAGGGATCGCCCGCCGACCCGATTGCCGCGTGCGCAAGCAACCGAGCGGCGCCGCAAAGGTTACTGTCGTTCGCGCAGTTTCTCTGATTGTGCTTTGGTGAAGGTCATCCGATCTTCCAGCCGGAGATTGTCCTTTTCGTAGTAGATGCTCATGTCGGCATGTTTCTGCGGGACCGCGACGATGCGCTCGATCAGCGGCAAGGTATCCACCAGCAACTGCCGGGCATAACCCATCGCGCGGGTATAGGTGTCGATCACTTCTTCGAACTCGGGGTAGATGTTGAAGGCCACCTGATTGAGGATCGGCCCTTCGTCGATGCCCTCGCTGATCTCGTGCAACGTCGCGCCGTGCATCCGCTCGCCATTCTTCAGTGCCCAGTTGACCGGACGTACGCCGCGGTATTTCGGCAGGTAGGAAAGGTGCAGGTTGATGATTTTCGCGCAGCAATCGATGTAGCGCTTGGGCAAAATTCTCTTGTGGAAAATCACCAGGCAGATGTCACAGGCGAACGTGCCGTCGGCATAACCGGGCAAGTCTTCGATCAAGCCGCTTTCGACCACTTCGATCCCTTGCTCCCGGCAATACTGGATCAACGTGCGTTCAGTGCTGACCGGCTCGAAAGGATCGGCCACCACGTACGACACCGTATGGTCGGGGGACGCGTTGAAATATTCACAGGCGAAAATGGCCAGTTCGCCCTTGCCGCAAATCACTACCTTCTTAGGCAAGTTCAACGGTGCTCTCCTTCGGTTGGCTGCTGGTTTGTTTCAGTGATGCCAGATCCTGCATCACGCAAGTCAGGGCCTGGATCAAACGGGCGTTTTCGTCAGGCGTACGGCAGGAGATCCGGAAATACTTATCGGAATCGTCATTGCGCTTGCCCGAGCACTCCTTGATGTACATGTGGTGCTCGTCCAGCAACAACCGGGAAATGGTCTGGGCGTCGGCGTGATGGGTCTTGCAGTAAATGAAGTTTGCTTCAGTCTCGAAACCGCTGATGCCGTCGATCGCGTTCAGCGCCTGTTGAAACGCGCGAGTGTCGTTGATCACTTGTTGGCAACTGGCCAGGTATTCCTGTTGATACTGGGGCAGATGCAACAGGAACTCTTCGGCAAAGCCGTTGATGTTCCAGATCGGCAGCAGCGAATTGATCAGCGCCATCAATGTCCGGTTGGCACTGGCCAGGTATCCGATGCGAATTCCGCCGATACCGAACGTTTTGCTCATGCTGCGAATCACCACCAGGTTGGGATGATCGTCGAGCACATTGAGCATGGTGCTGCTGGCATGGTTGGAGAAGTCGAGGAACGACTCATCGACGATCAGCGAGATATCCAGTTCCAGCAACTGAGCAGCAAGCGAAGCCAGCGCCGAGGCGGGCGTCAGGGCGCCAGTCGGGTTGTTGGGCGACTCGATGATCACTACCTCGGGACGCTGCTGCCGGCAGGTGGCGAGCAACGCGTCGATGTCGATAGCGAAGTCATCCTCTTCTCGCGTGTAGTGGCAGAGCGTGCGCTGCTCACCGAACACGTTCGCGTATTCGTTGAAGGACGGTACTGTCACCAACGCGCTGCCGGTATAGACGGACGGCAGCAATTTGATGATTTCCGCCGCACCATTGGCGATGCACAGGTGCCTTGCGGAGACACCGAGGAATTCACTGAGCGACTCTTCGATGAGCTTTCTGCCGCCAGGGTAGTTCAGGAGGATGTGATCGAAGTTGTCCCTGATCTTGTCTTTCATCTGCTGTGGCGGGAAGTGGAAGTTGTAGATCAGGGCGAAGTCCAGCATCGGGTAGCGCCAGTAACCGCCGTGGCGATTTTGTACGAAGCCCAGACGATCACGACTGGAAATGTAGTTGCAGACCGTCAGGTCGTAATAATTGTCGACTTCATACCATTCGGTGGTCGGCACGATGACCGTCCGAATATCCCATTTGCCCTCAAGCGAGGCTTTTTTGAAGACGTCTTCGTAGTAGGCGTTGACGTTGTCTTTGCGCACGTTACTGGCGAGTTGTTTTTTGACGTGCTCGGCGAACGTGGTTGATCCGATCTGGTACAGGTTGACGGTCTTGTATTGGCCGTCATGCGCTTGGTGGCCGATGTCCTTGGTTGAGCCGAAACCCTGCAAATGGTCTCCCTCGAGCACGGCGTAGGTGCCCTCCATGTTCTTGCCAAGCGGCGACACCAGGGCGATCAGGTCACCGGGTTTTTGCAGAAGCTGTTGCAGGCTGGAGGCCGAGAAATAAATGTCGCCCTCGATGATCAGCGTGTTTGCGGTAATGTGCTCGCGCGCCAGATACAGCGAGTAGATGTTGTTGGTCGTGGCCCAGTCCGGGTTGCTGACAAACTCAAAGTTGATAGCGGTGTCCATTGCCCGAAGGTGAGCGGTAATGGTTTCGGACTGATAGCCGACCACAACCACCACGTTGGTGATACCCAACGTTTGGAGGTTGTTCAGGGCATTGTCGATGAAGGCGATATTGTTGGTCTTCACCAACGGCTTCGGCGTGTGGCGCGTGCGCTTGCCCAGGCGACTTCCGCGTCCGGCACACAGAATGATGGCTGTCTGGTTGTTCATTGTCATTTCCTTATTTAATGAAAGATGAGTCCGGGCACCACGTGCTGGTAGACCCATACGCCGTCGATCCTGCCGCGAAAGCTCTCCTCGCCACCGCTGTCGCCACCGGTCTTGATCCCGGCACCGAGGCCGAATGAGTGGAAGTTTTCCAGCACCCGACCCTCGCGAGTGATCGGATTGAGTTGCGCGTTGGTGAGCAGCCCGAAGTCGTCCTGTTGAAGTTCCAGTGGTGTGCCGTCGACATCCAGCAAGGGCACCAGCCCCGCCTTGTACCCGGTGCTGTGAATCAGCAAATCGGATTGTGCGATCAGACCCAGCACCTGATCGGTAGAGGCGTGCGCTATGTCCACGATGTCGAGATTGCGGATCAGCCCTTGTTTGATCTTGCGGGCGAATTCAAACGAGTCGTAGCGCAGGCCCGAATAGCGGTTGACCCTTTGACTTGCCTGGCAAATATCGGCATCGACAAACGGATAGTCTTGCTCGCGGGCGGAGGCTGGGGAGTCAAAGAACAGTTTGAAATCGCGTTTGGTCAGCAACGTGATGGTGCCTGGGAAATCCAGCTGTTCAACCAGACGAATCAGGCAGGAAATGGCGCTGTGCGAAGAACCAACGATGGTCAGGTTCTGGTATGCGCCACTTTTCAATGCCTGGTCGTACGTGCCCTTGAGCAGTGCGTCCGAGTTGATGTTGTGATGCGGGTGCTGCACGGTGGCTTGATTGAGCCGGCCGCCAATGTTGAAGATGATCTTTTTGCACAGCGCCTCTACACGCTGGCCATCGAGCAGGTAACTGACGCGGTAGTGGCCTTGCGGGGTCAGGCGAACTTCGCAGACCGTCGACTCAGTGGAAATTTCGAAGCGTTTGTAGAGCGATTGATGCTCGGTAACGTAAGTGCCGATGTGTTCGAGGAAGCGCCCAACGTGGTGCAGCTCAACTGCTTCAGTGCGCCGCTCGGAAAAATATTTCCATTCTGCTGTGCTCTGCAGGAAGCGGCTCAGATCGTCCGTACGGTCCTGGAATTTTTCCAGAAAGACCACGCCAAGCGAGTTGGCGGTAATCCGGTATTGACCGATTTCGCCGCTGCCCAGTGTTTTGGATTTCTCAAGTATCAGGCAGCGTTGTATCTGTTCATTGTGAATAAGATCAGGTAACAACGAGATATTGGCGGGTCCGGCACCACATAGGATGAGGTCATAAATCGGCGTATTCATGGTGTTTGCCTGATAGTTGAGAAGTTCGAGAAATTTACTTTTTCGAGGCGAAGAAGTTTCCCGCTACCGTTGTTGGTGCGCAGGGATGGAACTATGGAAACTTCGCGTCGAGTGATCAGTTATGCACTGGCGCCGTTTCGATGTTGATCGCCGAAGCGTCTGTTTCAGCAATGGCTTTTTTGTGCCGGAAGATGCCGATAAATATGGCCGTCATCAGAAGGCTGGCAAGCGTCAGGAATATATAAAGCGCCGTTCCGCTGAGTCTCTGTATAAACACGCCGCCGACAATCGGCGCCAGAGAAAAGCCGATGCTATATAAAGAGGCTGCGCCAAAGTAAGCTCCGCGCAAGTTCGGCGGGGCCAGGCTGTCGACAAACATATTGATACATGGAAACAGCAACGTCTGGCTGATACTCATGATCAGTACGGCGCTGTACCACAGCGGTTTGACGTCATAGAAATGCGCGGCCAAGGCAAAAACCGCCTCGCTGATGACCAGCAGTGCCGAGCCCAGGTAGATCTTGGTATTCAACGATACCGATGACAGGGCGCTGGCAAGCGGCAGTTGCAGCAGGACGATCGTCGAGGCATGCAAGACGATCAGTGAAGCGACAAAGGGCAGGTAGCCGTCGAAAGCCAGAGCAGCCATCAGTTGCGGCAGGCTGGAGTCAAAACTGCCGAAGATGAACATCATGATGATGTTATTGATCACCAGCGCCAGGAATAAACGGTCTTTCGCAAGTACGCCCATGGTACTTTTGAAGCTGGTGGTATTGACCGCTTTAAGGCTCACGCCTTTTCCGAAGACCAGCACGCTGACCAGCAGCAGAACGTAGGAGGCTGTCACCAGCACGAACGACAGAGAGTCTGAGGAGATCCCCAGTTTCAGGCCGAAATAGGGGCCGGTCGCCGCTCCGGCATTCAAAAAAAAGTAGCGCAGATGCATGGCGCGCTCGATCAGAGCCCGTGACTCGATGATATCGCCAATGACGGTTTTGATCGGGTTGTTGACCAGCGCCCACGACAGGTTCGCCAGCAAAGTGCCTGCGATGTAGCCATACGCATTGCTGCTGACACCCAGCAGCAGATAAGAAGTTGCAGCGACGACACAGCCCAGTACGATGATTTTCAAGCGGCCGATCTTGTCTGACAGGTAGCCGCTGTAAAAACTCACGATCGATGACAGTGCGATGGACAGTGTCAGGATCAGACCGATAAATGTCGCACTGAAACCAAATCGGGTATACAGCACGATCGAGATAAACGGCCAGACCATCATTGATGTTGCGCGGGTGACAAAGGTGCCGATAAACAATATCCAGATGAACAGTGGCATCTCGGACAGATATCGACGGATACCGGTTCTTATTGAAATATGCATATTTAAAGGTGGCCGCAGTTCAACCTCTGATTTGGTGCAGGTTGAAGTTGTTTGATCAATGCACTGCCAAAGTCACGCGCTGTAGTATTTCATCCGCATCTATTTGAAGATGCACGGCGCGTTATGCCAGTCGAGTGGCATGTTTAACGTGTCGATGGATGTTTTACTCATCATGCGAGCAACTCGCTATGCGCAAGTTTCGCTGAAAATTGAATAATAACGTCCGCGGCTACCGACAACCTGTAAGTGGCGGGTAGAAACGCGTCGAGAGGGAGGATAGGGCGAGACCGATATCATTCCTTGATTGTCGTTGAACACATCATTGCTTCCTTGGCAGTGTTGATCCGAGTCTACATAAAGCGTCACAAAATGTTAATAAAAAATTCACATTTAAATTTTTGTGTTCGATTTCGAATGCGCGTATCGCTGTCACTCCCGAGTTCGTTAAGCGCAGGGAGCCCAATTTAATAGACGAATCGGCAATGGCGGTCTTTACCCTGGCGGACGCCGGGTGCTGGCATGAAAGAGGCAGCGGGGGGGAGGCGGGGGCGCTGGCAAGCCCCCACAAATCGGTGCTTGCCAGCGCTTTGCAGCAGTTACTCGGCGATCTGCAGCTTGCGTGACTCGGTGTATACGTAGCGCACTTTTTCGTATTCGAATGGTGAGTTCAGCTGACCATAGCGGAAGCTGGTCTGGTAGCGCTTGTCGACCGCGCGCAGGGCCCAGATTTCCGGGTGGTTGGAGCTGACTTCCGAGACGTTGAGGAAGTTGATCGCTGATTCGGTGGTGTAGTCGACAGCCAGGCCTGCAGTATCGCGCAGGTTGGATGGGCCGAAGATCGGCAGGACGAAGTAGGCGCCGCCCGGTACGCCGTAGAAGCCCAGGGTCTGACCGAAGTCTTCGTTCTGACGCGGCAGGCCCATGGCGGTCGCCGGGTCCCACAGGCCGGCGATGCCGATGGTGGTGTTGAGCAGCAGGCGCGCAGTGGTTTCCATCGAACGCTGGCCCTTGAACTGCAGCAGGCTGTTGACCAGGTTCGGCACGTCGCCAAGGTTATTGAAGAAGTTGCTCACGCCGGTGCGCACGAAGCCCGGTGTGACGTAGCGGTAACCATCGACCACTGGCAGAAACACCCATTGGTCGAAGCGGTAGTTGAAGTGGTAAACCCGGCGGTTCCACGATTCCAGTGGATCGTAGACGTTCAGCGCGTTGAGCGTCGAGCGCTCGAATTCGCGCTGATCCAGCCCCGGGTTGAACTTGAGTTTGGACAGCGGCTCCTTGAAGCCATCGCTGTCGACCACCACCGGTGCATTGGCTTTGCTGTTGTCGGCCTGGGCCACGCCTGCACAGAGTAACGCTGCAATCAGCAGGAGATATTTAGCCACGGAAGAACTCCAGCATGGCGTCGCTGTTGACGCGGTAGTTAAGGTTGCCGCAATGGCCACCCAGTGGGTAAACGGTCAGGCGATCGCCGAATGTCTTGCGCAGGAAACCGAGGTCACCCGGGCCGAGGATCACGTCGTCGGCGTTGTGCATGACGGCGATTTTCGGGCTGTCGTGCAGGTAATCCTTCAGGGCGTACAAACTGACCTGGTCGATCAGTTGCAGCAGGCTGCCGCCGTCGGTGCGTGCGCGCCACATCGGAATCACTTGTTCAGTCAGGTAGCAATCGAAGTCGCATTGCAGCGCGCGCTTGAGGAACGGCGTCAGGCTGGTGCCTTCGGTGATCGGGAATTTCGGCGGGGTGATCAGGCCTCGACGGTTGATCAGGTCCGAAGTGAAGGCGATGTCGGCAGCCGAGAAGCGGAACGAGGTACCGATCAGCATCGCCATCTGCTCGTTGCTCAGATGCTGCTTGGACTGCTGGAAGTCATAGAGCAGGGCGTCATTGAGGTCGATATAGCCTTTCTGCTGGAAGTACCGGGTCAACTTGGAGAGCACCAGTTCATAGAACGTGGTGCTGTTGTTGATGCCTTTGACCTCGGTCTGCACCAGCTTGTCGAGGTTGGTGATCGAGGTGTAGAGGTTCACCGGCGGATTGAGCAGCAGGACTTTCTTGAAGTTGAAGCTACGACGGGTTTCGTCCAGATGCGCGACGAATGCAGCATCGAGAGCGCCGAGGCTATAGCCCGTGAGGTAGTACTCAGTGACCGGCAGTTTCGGGTTTTGCGCCCGCACGGCCTGCATCACCCGGTACATGTCTTCGGCGTCTTCCTTGGTCACGCCCGGCGTGGCGAATCGCGAGGCGGCGCTGATGAAGTCGAAGCTGGTTGGCGACGACAGCTGCACGACGTGATAGCCGGCCTTGTAGTAGAGCTTTTTCAGGTATTCGTTGAGCGTGCTGTCGTAGCGCGCGCCGGTGCCGGCGATCAGGAAAATCAGCGGCGCTGGCTTGTCCTGTTCGGCGATGCGGTAGGTAAGCTTTTTCACCGGCCAGAAATTGTCCGGCAGGATGAACTCGCGTTCCGGGCGCAAGGTGACGCTGCGGTCCGACTGATTGATGTCGTCGTCCAGCGGCAACTCCGGGCGCAAGTCCGGCGGTGTCGTGGCGATGGTCGCCTCGAACGGGTTGGTCAGGGGATAGCCATAACTGGCGGCGTCGATATCCACCGCCAGTGCGGACGCACTCAAAATAAGGCCGCTGAACAGCGCGGCGAAGCGCAAGGAACGGAGCATGACTAGATCCCTTAGAGGAAGGTGCCGAATGAAGTTCGCAGGCTATGACCACCGGGGTTGCGCCAAAGTGCCATGCTGCGGCACCAAACAGGCAGAATTCGGAGTAATAGTAGCTGGACGATACACTTTGCAAGGTTTGGCTGACCAGTTAAGTGTTGTTAGCGCTTGCGTATAGCGGACGGCAGATTAAGCTGGCCGCCGATTTCCGTTGATTGGAGTGCTCCATGTCTCGCCGCTTGCCCGTGATTCTGCTGCTCGTTTTGCTGCCGTTATGGCTGGCCGCCAGTTATGGCGCGCGTTATGGCTTCATGGAGGATGGGCAGTGGGTCGGCATCTGCGTTGATGAGGCCAGTCGCTGGGAGTGTCAGCTACGGTCGAACCTGGGGCTTATGATTCATTTCAAGGTATTGGGCTGGGCGGCGCTGGGTGCGGCGGTGATTGGCTATGTCGTGCCGGGGCGGACAGGGTGGTGGCTGGCGGTGCTGGCGTTGGTGTTCGGGCTGCCGGCGCTGGCGTTGTACAACACGACGTTGGCGGTGTTTGCGGTGGTGATTGCCGGGTTGCGCCTGGTCAGAGCCTCCCGTAGCGCCTGACAATCAGCCTTCGCGAGCAAGCCCGCTCCCACAGGAGAATGCATTCCAAATGTGGGAGCGAGCCTGCTCGCGAAGAGGCCAGTACAGACGCTGAAGATCAGCGGGTGCGGACGCGAAGGCAGCGCCACAGTGCCGCGACCATCAACAAGCTCACCAGCGCCCAACCCCAGGCCTGCTGATTCAGCAATCCTTCTTCATACAACTGCGGCGCAATGCCGGCGCCGATGATAAAGGTCAGCAGCGCAATCTCCCGACGCGGTACGTTGACCGGTCGGCACAGGTAAACCAGCGCCGGCACGACAAACGCCATGCTCGCAAAACTGCGATAACGCGCATCGAATACCATCTCTAGCATCATCACCGCCGCCGCGAACCCTGCCGCTGCCACGAGCCACCCAGCGCGACGTTCCAGCAGATTGAACGCCCGTTCACGCCAGCCGGTACGTGCGCTCAGCGTCAGCGCGGCATGCGCCAGCACCAACAGATTCAACGCTGTCAGCAAGCCAACCCACAACCACTCGCTGGCAAACCGCGTGGTCACTCGCGCCAGATCACCCCAGGCACCGATGGCACAAGCGGCGAGGGCGCCCAACACTGGCAGCACTAGCGCCGCACGCGTCGTGCGTACGCGGCCGCCAAGAATCAGCGTCCCAAGAAAAATCAAACCACCCACCGCCAGCCATTGTTTCCAGTACGGCACATTCGTTACCGGGCCAGCGAGTACGCCCTTGTCCTGGCGATCGGCATCGAACAGGCCCCAATAACCGCCGACCGCACCTTCACTCGCGCGTTTCCATGGCTGGTCAAACGCTTCGATCAGGTTGTAATGCCAGCCTTCTTTCTCGGCCATCGCGACAAAACCACGAATGAACTTGGCCTCGTTGACCCGGCTCGGCAGGGCGGTCTCGCGCTGACGGCCTTCGCTCGGCCAGCCGGTTTCGCCAATCATCACGTCCTTGGGCGCGAACTTGTTGCCGAATACCTGACGTACATCCGCCACGTGTTGCAGCGCCGCATCGATATTCGACGGATCGTCTTCCCAGTACGGCAGCAAGTGAATGGTCAGGAAATCCACCGCCGGCGCGACTTCCGGGTGTTTGAGCCAGAACTCCCAGACATCGGCATAGGTGACCGGTTGTTTGATCTGGCTCTTCACTTTGGTGATCAGTCTGACCAGTTGTGCGGCGGTGACTTCTTTACGCAGTAATGCTTCGTTACCGACGATCACCGCGTTGACCACGTCCGGGTTGGCATTGGCCGATTGGATCAGCAGATCGACTTCCTTCTCGGTGTCCACCGGGTTGCTGTTGACCCAGGCGCCGATCATCAATTTCAGGCCATGTTTGCGCGCCAGATCCGGCAGCGCTTCGAGGCCTGTCATCGAATAGGTCCGGATGCATTCGAAGCGCGTCGCCAGCAGGGCGAGGTCGGCGTCCATGCGCTCCGGACGCAACTTGAACGGCACGTCGAACGGCGACTGGTCTTTGTCGAACGGCGTGTAAGACGCGCACTGCAGCTTGTGCGTCGGGGTGGCGGCGTCCGGCAGGATCACCGGTTTGCCCAGCCCGTACCAGAAGCCACCAAGGCCGAAGAGGCCGAGCAGGCAGGCGAATATGTAAGGAAGCAAAGCAAAGCGGGACGTCGCGGACATGGTCAGGCCGAGTGGCTGCAAAGCGACGCATGTTACCTGCATTTAGCAGGGGGTTGGTGGCTTGCATGGTTTTGACATGCAAAGTTCGGGCGGATTTTCTGGCGTCATTTATATAGGTGCGATTAATGGCTTTCTGATGTCGTTTCTCGTTGCCTTGAGGTCGCTGACAGAGCAGGTCGCCTCGGGCGTCAGGTTGATGATCGAAAGCGTCAGTACTCCACTGATGTCCGGCCGAGTTTGCGATGAGGCGTGATGGGGGCGCTGTGCACCATAACAATACGTTGACGCCGCCCGTCATCCGTCGGGCGCAGCATTTCGGGGAAGTAACGATGAAGATGCGACGACTTTTAGGCGCAGGTGCCGCTCTGGCGCTTGCGATGAGCTC from Pseudomonas baetica includes the following:
- a CDS encoding serine/threonine protein kinase — protein: MLRSLRFAALFSGLILSASALAVDIDAASYGYPLTNPFEATIATTPPDLRPELPLDDDINQSDRSVTLRPEREFILPDNFWPVKKLTYRIAEQDKPAPLIFLIAGTGARYDSTLNEYLKKLYYKAGYHVVQLSSPTSFDFISAASRFATPGVTKEDAEDMYRVMQAVRAQNPKLPVTEYYLTGYSLGALDAAFVAHLDETRRSFNFKKVLLLNPPVNLYTSITNLDKLVQTEVKGINNSTTFYELVLSKLTRYFQQKGYIDLNDALLYDFQQSKQHLSNEQMAMLIGTSFRFSAADIAFTSDLINRRGLITPPKFPITEGTSLTPFLKRALQCDFDCYLTEQVIPMWRARTDGGSLLQLIDQVSLYALKDYLHDSPKIAVMHNADDVILGPGDLGFLRKTFGDRLTVYPLGGHCGNLNYRVNSDAMLEFFRG
- a CDS encoding beta (1-6) glucans synthase; this encodes MQVTCVALQPLGLTMSATSRFALLPYIFACLLGLFGLGGFWYGLGKPVILPDAATPTHKLQCASYTPFDKDQSPFDVPFKLRPERMDADLALLATRFECIRTYSMTGLEALPDLARKHGLKLMIGAWVNSNPVDTEKEVDLLIQSANANPDVVNAVIVGNEALLRKEVTAAQLVRLITKVKSQIKQPVTYADVWEFWLKHPEVAPAVDFLTIHLLPYWEDDPSNIDAALQHVADVRQVFGNKFAPKDVMIGETGWPSEGRQRETALPSRVNEAKFIRGFVAMAEKEGWHYNLIEAFDQPWKRASEGAVGGYWGLFDADRQDKGVLAGPVTNVPYWKQWLAVGGLIFLGTLILGGRVRTTRAALVLPVLGALAACAIGAWGDLARVTTRFASEWLWVGLLTALNLLVLAHAALTLSARTGWRERAFNLLERRAGWLVAAAGFAAAVMMLEMVFDARYRSFASMAFVVPALVYLCRPVNVPRREIALLTFIIGAGIAPQLYEEGLLNQQAWGWALVSLLMVAALWRCLRVRTR